DNA sequence from the Pseudoglutamicibacter cumminsii genome:
GCTACGCGGCGACGGCACCGTTGGGCTCGCCTTGAGCGACTTCTTCGACTTCTCGATCTACGTTGACGCCCGCACACGAGACATCCGCGACTGGTACATCAAACGCTTCATGCGTCTACGCACCAAAGCGTTCAGCTTGCCGGACAACTACTTCCACCGCTACTCACAGCTGACGGACGACGAAGCGATCGCGACCGCAACCAGCATCTGGACCCGGATCAACGAACCCAACCTCACCCAAAACGTGCGGCCAACCCGCGGACGAGCCCAGCTTGTGCTCACCAAAAACTCCGACCACTCAGTCCACCACATGCTCTTGCGGAAAATCTGACGCACATCACACTGTGAAAGGCACCATTTAGGGTCCCATACACAGCAAAAACACATATACTCGAGGCATGATCAAAGGCTTTAAAGACTTCATCTCCCAGGGCAACGTCATGGACCTTGCCGTGGCCGTCATCATCGGCGCCGCATTCGGCAAGGTCGTCGACGCACTCGTAGAAGCTGTGCTCATGCCAGCTATCGCGATGCTCGTGGGCACCCCGAACTTCGACGAATGGCTCGTCTTCGGTTCCATCAAGGTCGGCGTACTGCTAACCGCCATCGTGAACTTCCTGCTCATCGCAGCGGCTGTCTACTTCTGCATCGTCATGCCAATGAACAAGATGATCGAGCGCCGCAACCGCAAGCTCGGCATCGACCCGGAAGCAGAAGCTGTCGACCCACAGGTACAGCTGCTCACCGAAATCCGCGATGCCCTCAACGGCACCGCACAGGGCTCCAGTGGCGACCACGTAGCCCGCTAACCACTACCGTCTAGAGCGTCAAGCTCAACGGCTGGGGCCCGGAACCATTCACGGTTCCGGGCCCCAGCCGTTTAATATCTCCGCCGTTTATTTCTCTCTGCGCTGATCAGCGCACAGACCTAACCGAGCAGGCCTACCCCAGCGGCAGCGCCGTCTGCACCGTCTGCGCCAAGCGGCGCGCCTCATCGGTGGCCTGCTCCTCGGTAGCGGCCTCAACCATCACGCGCACCACCGGCTCAGTGCCCGATGGGCGCAACAGCACGCGGCCCGTGTCACCCAAGCGTTCCTCCGCCTCAGCCACAGCCTCCTGGATCTGTTCAGAAGATCCAACACCCGCCTTATCGACGCCGCGCACGTTGATCAGGACCTGCGGCAAAACCGTGACAGCATCGCCGAGCTCCTTGAGCGACTTACCAGTCGCGGCAACCCGCGCGGCAAGATGCAGGCCCGTGAGCACGCCATCGCCCGTCGTCGCGAATTCCTGCATAATCACGTGACCGGACTGCTCACCGCCCAGCGAATAACCGTTCTTACGCATCTCTTCGAGAACGTAGCGGTCGCCCACCGCGGTCTCAACAACGTTGATGCCGTGCTCATTCATCGCGAGCTTGAGACCCAGGTTGCTCATGACCGTAACCACCAGCGTGTCATCCTTGAGCTTGCCGGCCTCGTGCATCGCGATCGCAAGGATCGCCATCTCCTTGTCGCCATCGATCACGTTGCCCTCGTGGTCAACGGTCAAACAGCGGTCAGCGTCGCCATCGTGAGCGACACCCATATCGGCGCCGTGTTCAACAACAGCCTTCTGCAGCATCTCGAGGTGCGTCGAACCGCAGCCTTCGTTGATGTTCAAGCCATCCGGGGACGCACCGATCACCACAACCTCAGCGCCCGCCGCGCGGAACGCGTCCGGAGAACAACCAGAAGCCGCACCATGCGCCGCATCGATCACGATCTTAAGGCCGTCCAGGCGGTTCGGCAGCGTCTGCAACAGGTGCATCACGTACCGGTCTTCCGCATCAGCGAAGCGGTACACGCGGCCCACATCGCCGCCTTGCGGACGCAACGGTTCAAGCTGCATGCGGGACTCGATCGCGTCCTCAAGCGCGTCATCGAGCTTCTGCCCACCGCGTGCCAGGAACTTGATCCCGTTGTCTGGTGCCGGGTTGTGGGACGCCGAAATCATGACGCCGAAATCCGCTTCCAGGTCTGCTACCAGATACGCCGCGGCCGGGGTTGGGAGCGTGCCCGCATCGTAGACCTCAACGCCGGATGCTGAGAGCCCCGCCTCGATTGCCGCGGAGATGAAGGAGCCCGAAATGCGCGGATCCTTCGCGACGACCGCAACCGGTTTCCGGCTGCCTTCGATGTCGTTGAAGCCCAAAACCACGGACGCTGACTGAGCGAGGCTCATCGCCAGCTCCGGGGTTAGGAGTTTATTTGCTCTGCCGCGCACGCCATCGGTGCCGAATAGTCGAGTCATATCCCTATCCTACGAGTCCTGATGCTCTTAGCCGCTTCCTAACACGCAACCGCGCCGCGTGCGATGCTGTGGAAAGCATCACCCGCGGCGCGGTGAATAGTCAGGTTGCGCCTCGCTCACGCGAGTTGAGGCTTAGTCGTCCGAGTTTGAGGCGTCCGTTGCGAAACCGTCGATGAGTGGGAACTCGCCCACTGGGCCCTCGTCGGCCTCGAACACGCGGTCAGCTGAGCCCACGATCAGCGGATCCGGCGTGTAGACAACCTCAGGATCCTTACCTGGGTAATCGACCGTGTTGAGTACGTGGCGGATCGCTTCGAGGCGTGCACGCTTCTTGTCGTTGGACTTCACCACGGTCCATGGAGCGTCCCCGGTGTGGGTGTAGAAGAACATCGCCTGCTTGGCCTCGGTGTAGGCGTCCCACTTGTCGAGGGATGCGAGGTCGGTTGGCGAGAGTTTCCACTGACGCACTGGGTCGGTTCCGCGGGATGCGAAGCGGTGCAGCTGTTCTGCACGGGATACCGAGAACCACAGCTTGACCAAGCGGATGCCGGAGTTCACGAGCATGCGCTCAAGCTCTGGGGTTTCACGCATGAACTCGACGTACTGGCGTGGGGTGCAGTAACCCATGACGCGCTCAACGCCGGCGCGATTGTACCACGAGCGGTCGAACAGCACGATCTCGCCGCCGGATGGCAGATGCTGGATGTAGCGCTGGAAGTACCACTGGGTCTGTTCGACCTCGGTTGGCTTAGCGAGCGCGACGACCCGAGCGCCACGCGGGTTGAGGTGCTCGGTGAAACGCTTGATCGCACCACCCTTACCTGCGGCGTCGCGGCCTTCGAAGATGATGACGAGGCGCTCGTCGTTGTCCTGCATCCAGCGCTGCATCTTGAGCAGTTCGATCTGGAGCTTACGCTTCTCTTTTTCGTATTCGCGGCGGCCGAGCTTCTTCTCGTATGGGTAGCCCTGGCGCCATGCGTCGTCATCAAGCTCGAGCTGCGAGATGCGGTCCGAACCGGCTTCCTTGATCGGGTCGAAGCGGGTCTCGGTCTTGTCGAGCTGCTTGTAGTCCACATCGTCTGGGAACTGCTTCAGGAATTCGTCCTTTTCCTCACGGCGGTGCGTGGTACCGCTTACGGTGTACAGCGCTTCTTCGCCGTGGAGCTCGCGGTTGGATTCCGCGACCATCGGAGTCTGTTCCTTCGATGCCTCTGCTGGCTTCACGTCCTCTTTAGCCGTGTTCGCCGTGCTCTGAGCGGTTGAGTTGCTGCTGCCTTTGCGTGAGGTAGCCATGCGATTCCTTCTTCAGGGTGGATGGTGAGAATGGTGGACGCATCACTGCTTCCAACACCCCTTATTTTACGCTAAAAGTAGCCAGTTATTACTCTTCCGTAAGGTTTATCACAGCTAAAACACAGCACGATGCGGTGGCTGCTTCGCGGGGTCCGTTCGGTGGATTGCGCGGCAGCTTAAACGACGGGTGGCCCGCCCCTGAAAGGGACGAGCCACCCGTATGCACGCTCCATGTAGGAGCTGAGCGAAAATTAACGCTTCGAGTACTGTGGAGCCTTGCGCGCCTTCTTGAGACCAGCCTTCTTCGACTCGATGACGCGAGCGTCGCGGGTCAGGAAGCCAGCCTTCTTGAGCGCTGGGCGGTTGTTCTCGCGGTCAATCTCGTTGAGCGCGCGAGCGATACCGAGGCGCAGAGCACCGGCCTGGCCGGATGGGCCACCGCCGTGGATGCGAGCGATCACATCGTAAGCGCCTTCGAGCTCCAGAACGGTGAACGGATCGTTCACTTCCTGCTGGTGCAGCTTGTTCGGGAAGTACTCGGCGAGTTCACGGCCGTTGAGGGTCCACTTGCCGGAGCCTGGAACAACGCGAACGCGAGCGATCGCGCGCTTACGGCGGCCAACAGCGGAGCCAGCAACGGTCAGGTTGCGTGGGGTTGCTTCGGTTGCTTCTGCGACCGGAGCGGATTCAGTCGTGTAAGTCGAGGGAACCTGGCCCTCGGTGAGCTCTTCGTTCTGAGCCACTTTAGTCTCCTTAGAAGATATCCGTTATCGGGTGGCCCAGTGTTACTGGGAGACCTGCGTGATTTCGAAGGTCTTAGGCTGCTGAGCGGCGTGTGGGTGCTCTGCACCGCGGTACACCTTCAGCTTGGTCAGCTGCTGCTTACCCAGGCGGGTGTGAGGCAGCATGCCCTTGACAGCCTTCTCCACTGCGAGCGTCGGGTTCTTCTCCAGAAGCTCAGCGTAGTTGGTGGAGCGCAGACCGCCCGGGAAACCGGTGTGACGGTATGCGCGCTTCTGTTCGAGCTTGGCGCCGGTGAGGGCAACCTTCTCAGCGTTGATGATGATGACGTAGTCGCCCTGGTCATTGTGTGGGGCGAAAGTCGGCTTGTGCTTACCGCGCAGCAGGGTTGCGGCCTGGCTTGCGAGGCGGCCCAAAACAACGTCCTCAGCGTCGATGATGTACCAATCGCGCTCGACGTTTTCGGCCTTAGGAGAGTACGTACGCACTGTTCTTTTTGCCTTCGGTTGAATACTGGTCAGACGGTCTCGGTCTGGTTGTCGTGAGGTAACCAGGGCTCGCACCGCCGTGCGGATGATGCGCCGGCGCACACGCACTACGGGTGAGGGCCGTAGCCGGTTCGCTTACTCTCTTGCTCTGCTCACAGACCAGAGGTCCTGCAACTGGACCGTCACGTAAACAGGTGGTGTCAAGAGCGCACTGCGCAACAGCTATCTAGTCTAGCTTAAACTTCCCGCCGATGACCAACTCATGGTGATCAGTATCTCTTGACCCGGCTAAATCGCCCGGATCGCTGCACTGACGTCTCTAGGCGGGGACCTATTCCTGATCCCGGCGGGCGCGGGTCGCTTCAGCGCGAGCCGAGGCCGCATCGTCATCCGGATAGTCAACGCCCTTCAAGACCAACGCGTGCCCCGCCGCCATCTTGGTGTTAGCATCGCGCACCCGCTCCCCCAGCCGCTGCGCAGGCCAGTCCACGGGTCGCGCATCTTCGCCGACGCTGATGAGAGCGCCGACGATCGTGCGCACCATGTGGTGGCAAAACGCGTCCGCGCTCAGCCGCGCCTCAACGAAGCCCTCCGGCGAGCGCGTCACGCTGATCTCCTGGAGGTCGCGGATCGTTGAGGAGTGTTCGCGGGGCTTACAGAACGACAAGAAATCGTTGAGTCCCAAAAGGCCTTGTGCGGCCTCGTGCATCGCGGCGGGATCGAGTTCGCGCGGGTGAAAAAGAACATCGTGCCGGCGGAGCGGATTCCAACGGTGCGGTCCATCAGCGATCAGATACCGGTAGTGGCGACGCAGCGCCGAGAAGCGCGCATCAAAGCCCGGAGGAACCGCGCGGGCGGAGTCGATGATGACAGCTTGCTCCGTAGTCCGGGACAGCACGGCGTTAAGGCGACGCACCAGGGTCTCCTCAACGGGGGCCGCGTTGTCCCGCACCGTGAGTTTCGCGATCGCTTCGGGCAACAGATCACAGTGGATCATCTGCCCTATCGCATGCACACCCGCATCCGTGCGACCCGCGACCACCGTCCGCACATCCGTCCGCGTGATCGTAAACAGCGCCTCTTCGACAGCCTGCTGCACACTCGGCTGATTCGGTTGGCGGGCCCACCCGCTAAAAGGCGTGCCGTCATACGAAAGCCGAATCGCGAACCGTTGCATATCCATCAGCCCCATCCTAGCCGCGCACACGCCACCCAGACATGCCAGAGCATAAGTGAGCCCCGCATCGAACCTACGATGCGGGGCTTACTTATGCACTCATGCGCTGGTTACTGCTGTGGAGGCGCCGGCGGAGCCGGCAGGGCAGGCGGAGTCGGCGGAGCAGGCGGAGCCGGCAGCGCCTGCGGTGCGGCCTTGTTGCCTGACTGCGGCTCAGGCTCCGGTGGAGGCGGAGCAACAACTCCAGTGTTTTCAGCTGGCGGCACCGGAGGTGCCGACGGAGCAGGTGGCGCGTCGCCAGCCGGGGGCGCGGGCGGTGCAGACTAGTTGTCAGTCTGCCAGTGCAGCGCATGGCCGTGGTTCTGATCCTGCACGTATACCGGAGGATCCTGCTCGCCTCGCCGCCTTGTTCCCTTCGCCTTCGCGCCCTTTTTCTTGCGCAAAACTACGGCAAGCACCACAAGCAGAATGACAAGCACGATAACCGCGCCCGCGACTACAAACCCTACGATTGTCGGGCCGCTATAGCTGTATTCGGCGGTAGATCCCCTCAGTTCGTAGCCCTCGTCTGGCACATCGCCGCTCAGGCTGGAGAAGGCTGGGGGTTCAAGCTTCAGACGTGGGGTCGTTTCGAAGTCGGTGTGCAGATCCGCGTATTGGTTGAGTTTCACGGTACCTGTGGTCTTCTGCCATAGAGCACCTTCGCGCTGTTCTGTGATCGAAAACGAGCCGAAGCTCTTCTTGACTTTACCTACGAGCTCTTGGGTGTCCGACCCTTCCCATTTCAGGGTGAAGACCTGTTCTTCGCCCCGCTTCTCAGAGGTGATAGACCCATCGCTCGGAGCAAGTTTCTTTTCGATTTCTTCTACATCCGAGTTCAGCTACGCTACCGCTACCCCAACCTCAACTCCAAACGAAACCGCATCGCCCGCGCCCGGCTTCAGCACAGCGGTAAAGCTGGACAGCTTCGCAGACTTCTCCGCAACAGCTCGGAACCTTTTCTCGCCAGATACTTCGGCGAGTACAAGAAAGCTAGCCCCGTGAGTGAAACCTAATTCCTTTTCCTCTGATTCTTTCATTCTCGCCGGCCGGTAGGTGCCATCAGGATCGGAGACGAAAGGCATCACGCAATCAATCCACTCAGTACGCACTTTCTCTTTATCACGGGCACCAGTGCTCATTTCGTAACTGACCGCAACCCGATACCCTTCGGGTTTGATTTCAATCAACGGCCGAATCGACGTAAATCCGTGTTCGATTCGCTTCGACTCGAAGAACGGGGTCCGCGAATCCTTGAAAGAACTTTTGCCAATGTCTAGAGTTCCTCCGCGATCTTCCACGCGAAACTTTTCGAGTTCCTTCTTCGCCAGCAACTTATCTTTGATGAGTGCCTTGCCCATCCAGTCCAGCAATTGCCTGCTAGAGGCGTTCTCTTTAAGTAGAACATCCTCCCTGAGAGGCCCCTCGATCGCCCTGAACTCGACTTCAAGGCTATCTGCATTATGATCACCGGCCTTGAGCGCGTGGCTGAGAACTCCTTTGTACTCGTCAATGTCTTTGAAGGACATCTCGACCTTGATGGTCAGCTTGTCGCCCTTCTTCTTGACGCTCGTAACCTTGGTTCCCTTAGGTGCGGCCTTCTTAAGAGATTTGTCGACCTTTTTCGCGTCGAGTTTCGCGGCATCGTCGTCCTCGACCTCTACCACCGCCGTCATCGTCCGGGTGCCTTTACCCTTCGAATCCATCTTTTGCGTAGTCGAGATATCGACCGAGCAAGCAGTCAATACGAACGAGACCAAGGCCAGCAAAAGAACCAGAAAAGTCGAGCGTGGGTAGAGGCTGCGTTGGTGAAGGCCGCGTTGATGGAGGCCGCGTTGGTAGAGGTTTTGTCTAGCGACAGACCCAGTGGCATTCGGGGAGGACAGCGCGTTCATACGGAGTATCTTTCGAAAAGGCCGACGGGTTTCTTCACCAAAGATATAGGCTCGGGCCTTAAAAATAAGTCCCTGCACCGCAAAAACGGTGCAGGGACTTACGTGTGGTCTAAGCGATGCTCAGCTCACGATGGACGACTTACTTGTCTTCCTTCGCGTCAGCTTCTTCAGCCTTAGCTTCGGTGTCTTCAACCGGGGTTGCGGCTTCATCCATCTCAGCAACGTTGGCTGGAGCATCCTCCTGGGTCTCCACCTCTGGTGCAGCCTGCTCGGTAGCCTTCTCAGCTTCCTTCACAACAGCCTGCTTAGGGGAAACCGGCTCCATGACGAGCTCGATAACAGCCATCGGTGCGTTGTCACCGGAACGGTTACCGATCTTGGTGATACGGGTGTAACCACCGTTACGCTCAGCCATTGCAGGCGCGATGTTGGTCAGCAGCTCGTACACAGCGTTCTTGTTCGTTGCGGAACGTGGAGCGATCGCGGACTGTACGCGGCGGCGAGCGTTGAGGTCGCCAGCCTTAGCAGTCGTGATCAGCTTCTCAGCGAACGGACGCAGACGCTTTGCACGGGTCAGCGTGGTCTTCAAACGGCCGTGAGTGAAAAGCTCACCTGCCATGTTGGACAAAATGAGGCGCTGGTGCGCCGGGCTACCGCCGAGGCGTGGGCCCTTAGTTGGGGTTGGCATAGTCGTAAATCTCCTTGAGTGAGGCCTCACCCGTTACCGCGAGTGAGACCATGCGAGACGCTTCAGAGAGCGAACTCAGAACTCTTCAGTTTCGTAGTCGTCATCCGCCAGAGGAGCTTCGTATCCTGCTGGAGAATCCTTGAGTGCAAGACCCAGCTCGTCGAGCTTGGACTTGACCTCATCAATCGACTTTGCGCCGAAGTTACGGATGTCCATGAGATCCGCCTCAGAGCGGGCTACCAACTCACCAACGGTGTGGACACCCTCGCGCTTCAGGCAGTTGTACGAACGCACCGTAAGCTCAAGATCTTCAATCGGCAGAGCCATGTCAGCTGCTGCCTGCTCATCCGTTGGGGATGGGCCGATCTCGACGCCTTCGGATTCCGTGTTGAGCTCGTGTGCCAAGCCGAACAGACCAACGAGGGTCACACCGGCGGAAGCAACAGCATCACGCGGGGACATCGACGGCTTCGTCTCAACATCGAGAACGAGCTTGTCGAAGTCAGTGCGCTGTTCAACACGGGTTGCGTCCACACGGAACGTCACTTTGAGAACAGGCGAGTAGATCGAGTCAACCGGGATACGGCCGATCTCGGAATCTTCACGCTTGTTCTGAGCGGCGGACACGTAGCCGCGGCCGCGCTCAATGGTGAGCTCCATATCGAAGTTTCCGTTTTCGTTGAGCGTTGCGATCTCAAGCTCTGGGTTGTGGATCTCAACACCAGCAGGTGCGGAGATGTCACCAGCGGTGACAACGCCAGGGCCCTGCTTGCGCAGGTATGCAACAACTGGTTCGTCATGCTCAGAGGAAACGGAGAGTTGCTTCACGTTGAGAACGATCTCAGTGACGTCCTCCTTGACACCCTCAACGGTCGTGAACTCGTGCAGAACACCCTCGATGCGCACGCTGGTTACAGCGGCACCCGGGATGGACGAAAGCAGAGTACGGCGAAGAGAGTTACCGATCGTGTAGCCAAAACCTGGCTCAAGCGGCTCAAGGGTGAAGCGTGAACGGGTCTCAGACAGCTGATCTTCGGTCAGGGTCGGGCGCTGTGCAATTAGCACGGATGTTGTCCTTTCAGCGAGCGTCCGCTATATGACGCTGCAGATGGCGACTGGGTGAATGAGGAACTGTTGTTCCCCACTCCGGGGGAAGAACATCGGATCTTCCGGGACAGGACTCCACAACACATTTTGTACTACAACAGATTTTGTACTGCATTGCGTTGTCCAGCGCGCAACCCGCGTACTAGACGCGACGACGCTTCGGCGGGCGGCAGCCGTTGTGTGCAACCGGGGTGACGTCCTGAATGGAGCCAACCTCGAGGCCTGCAGCCTGAAGCGAACGGATTGCGGTTTCGCGGCCCGAACCCGGGCCCTTCACGAAAACATCTACCTTGCGCATGCCGTGGTGCTGTGCTTCCTTAGCGGCCTTCTCGGCAGCCATCTGCGCAGCATACGGGGTCGACTTGCGCGAGCCCTTGAAACCCATCTGGCCCGAAGAGGCCCAGGAGATCACAGCACCGGTTGGGTCGGTGATCGAAACGATGGTGTTGTTGAACGTGGACTTGATGTGCGCATGACCCTGCGCAACATTCTTCTTGACTACGCGACGCGGCTTACGTGCCGCGCTCGTGGCCTGACCCTTTGGGGGCATTTTTACTCCTACCTGAAAGTCTTCTCTAAGTTGGGCGAGCTAACCGTGTGGATTAGCGGGCCTTCTTCTTACCGGCAACGGTCTGCTTAGGACCCTTGCGCGAGCGAGCGTTGGTCTTGGTGCGCTGACCGTGGACCGGGAGGCCCTGACGGTGACGCACACCCTGGTAGGAGCCGATTTCGACCTTGCGGCGAATGTCGGCTGCAACCTCACGGCGAAGGTCACCTTCAACCGTGTAGGAGCCCTCGATGTGGTCGCGCAGCTTCACGAGCTGATCGTCGCTGAGATCCTTGATGCGCGTGTTTGGGTCGATGCCCGTTGCTTCGAGGGTCTCGGCGGCACGGGTCTTGCCCACGCCATAGATGTAGGTGAGTGCGATGATTGCGCGCTTATCGCGCGGAATATCAACACCGGCGAGACGAGCCATAGTGGTCTCTTCCTTACTGTGTTCAGGAGGTGTTCGGCAATACCATCCGCACCGTTTCGATGCGGCCCCGGCCTCCTGGTAGCCCGAGGGTAGACGGTAGCTGAGCTACCCGGTACTGCTTATTTTCAATGTGTGGCGTGGTGCCGTGCGTCTGCTGCTTTGCTTAGCCCTGGCGCTGCTTGTGGCGAGGGTTGGAGCAAATAACCATAACGACGCCGTGGCGACGAATGACGCGGCAGTCGTCGCAGATTGGCTTCACGCTCGGATGGACCTTCACGTCGGTTGTGTCCTTACGTTTCTGATTGATCAGTTTTTGATTTCAAACATCACGTCAGACGCGAACATCCCTTCAGACACAGACCAACGGCGGACCCGTCTGCAGGGTACGCCGTGACTGGATCTTCAGAGATCACTTGTAGCGGTAGACAATCCGTCCACGGTTGAGGTCATACGGGGTCAGTTCAACGACCACGCGGTCCTCGGGAAGAATTCGGATGTAGTGCTGGCGCATCTTTCCAGAGATCGTTGCCAGAACTACGTGATCATTTTGCAAACGAACACGGAACATCGCGTTTGGTAGAGCCTCCGTAACGGTGCCCTCCAGCTCGATGACTCCTTCTTTCTTACCCATATCCTCCGCTAACGTCCGAACCCATCAACATCACCAGTATGATGCTGACAGATAGCGATGATTGACTGGCCACTTTGAACGTTAAATGCGTAGCAAAGCAACCAGCTATCCATCTTAGCGCACTATCACAGAATCAAGCAACTGCGTGTGAGGCGGATCGCCCTCGCGT
Encoded proteins:
- the glmM gene encoding phosphoglucosamine mutase; this translates as MTRLFGTDGVRGRANKLLTPELAMSLAQSASVVLGFNDIEGSRKPVAVVAKDPRISGSFISAAIEAGLSASGVEVYDAGTLPTPAAAYLVADLEADFGVMISASHNPAPDNGIKFLARGGQKLDDALEDAIESRMQLEPLRPQGGDVGRVYRFADAEDRYVMHLLQTLPNRLDGLKIVIDAAHGAASGCSPDAFRAAGAEVVVIGASPDGLNINEGCGSTHLEMLQKAVVEHGADMGVAHDGDADRCLTVDHEGNVIDGDKEMAILAIAMHEAGKLKDDTLVVTVMSNLGLKLAMNEHGINVVETAVGDRYVLEEMRKNGYSLGGEQSGHVIMQEFATTGDGVLTGLHLAARVAATGKSLKELGDAVTVLPQVLINVRGVDKAGVGSSEQIQEAVAEAEERLGDTGRVLLRPSGTEPVVRVMVEAATEEQATDEARRLAQTVQTALPLG
- the infA gene encoding translation initiation factor IF-1 encodes the protein MGKKEGVIELEGTVTEALPNAMFRVRLQNDHVVLATISGKMRQHYIRILPEDRVVVELTPYDLNRGRIVYRYK
- the rplQ gene encoding 50S ribosomal protein L17; this translates as MPTPTKGPRLGGSPAHQRLILSNMAGELFTHGRLKTTLTRAKRLRPFAEKLITTAKAGDLNARRRVQSAIAPRSATNKNAVYELLTNIAPAMAERNGGYTRITKIGNRSGDNAPMAVIELVMEPVSPKQAVVKEAEKATEQAAPEVETQEDAPANVAEMDEAATPVEDTEAKAEEADAKEDK
- the truA gene encoding tRNA pseudouridine(38-40) synthase TruA, whose amino-acid sequence is MDMQRFAIRLSYDGTPFSGWARQPNQPSVQQAVEEALFTITRTDVRTVVAGRTDAGVHAIGQMIHCDLLPEAIAKLTVRDNAAPVEETLVRRLNAVLSRTTEQAVIIDSARAVPPGFDARFSALRRHYRYLIADGPHRWNPLRRHDVLFHPRELDPAAMHEAAQGLLGLNDFLSFCKPREHSSTIRDLQEISVTRSPEGFVEARLSADAFCHHMVRTIVGALISVGEDARPVDWPAQRLGERVRDANTKMAAGHALVLKGVDYPDDDAASARAEATRARRDQE
- the rpsI gene encoding 30S ribosomal protein S9; the protein is MAQNEELTEGQVPSTYTTESAPVAEATEATPRNLTVAGSAVGRRKRAIARVRVVPGSGKWTLNGRELAEYFPNKLHQQEVNDPFTVLELEGAYDVIARIHGGGPSGQAGALRLGIARALNEIDRENNRPALKKAGFLTRDARVIESKKAGLKKARKAPQYSKR
- a CDS encoding DNA-directed RNA polymerase subunit alpha; translated protein: MLIAQRPTLTEDQLSETRSRFTLEPLEPGFGYTIGNSLRRTLLSSIPGAAVTSVRIEGVLHEFTTVEGVKEDVTEIVLNVKQLSVSSEHDEPVVAYLRKQGPGVVTAGDISAPAGVEIHNPELEIATLNENGNFDMELTIERGRGYVSAAQNKREDSEIGRIPVDSIYSPVLKVTFRVDATRVEQRTDFDKLVLDVETKPSMSPRDAVASAGVTLVGLFGLAHELNTESEGVEIGPSPTDEQAAADMALPIEDLELTVRSYNCLKREGVHTVGELVARSEADLMDIRNFGAKSIDEVKSKLDELGLALKDSPAGYEAPLADDDYETEEF
- the ppk2 gene encoding polyphosphate kinase 2, giving the protein MATSRKGSSNSTAQSTANTAKEDVKPAEASKEQTPMVAESNRELHGEEALYTVSGTTHRREEKDEFLKQFPDDVDYKQLDKTETRFDPIKEAGSDRISQLELDDDAWRQGYPYEKKLGRREYEKEKRKLQIELLKMQRWMQDNDERLVIIFEGRDAAGKGGAIKRFTEHLNPRGARVVALAKPTEVEQTQWYFQRYIQHLPSGGEIVLFDRSWYNRAGVERVMGYCTPRQYVEFMRETPELERMLVNSGIRLVKLWFSVSRAEQLHRFASRGTDPVRQWKLSPTDLASLDKWDAYTEAKQAMFFYTHTGDAPWTVVKSNDKKRARLEAIRHVLNTVDYPGKDPEVVYTPDPLIVGSADRVFEADEGPVGEFPLIDGFATDASNSDD
- the rpsK gene encoding 30S ribosomal protein S11, encoding MPPKGQATSAARKPRRVVKKNVAQGHAHIKSTFNNTIVSITDPTGAVISWASSGQMGFKGSRKSTPYAAQMAAEKAAKEAQHHGMRKVDVFVKGPGSGRETAIRSLQAAGLEVGSIQDVTPVAHNGCRPPKRRRV
- the mscL gene encoding large conductance mechanosensitive channel protein MscL, whose translation is MIKGFKDFISQGNVMDLAVAVIIGAAFGKVVDALVEAVLMPAIAMLVGTPNFDEWLVFGSIKVGVLLTAIVNFLLIAAAVYFCIVMPMNKMIERRNRKLGIDPEAEAVDPQVQLLTEIRDALNGTAQGSSGDHVAR
- the rpmJ gene encoding 50S ribosomal protein L36, with the translated sequence MKVHPSVKPICDDCRVIRRHGVVMVICSNPRHKQRQG
- the rpsM gene encoding 30S ribosomal protein S13, producing the protein MARLAGVDIPRDKRAIIALTYIYGVGKTRAAETLEATGIDPNTRIKDLSDDQLVKLRDHIEGSYTVEGDLRREVAADIRRKVEIGSYQGVRHRQGLPVHGQRTKTNARSRKGPKQTVAGKKKAR
- the rplM gene encoding 50S ribosomal protein L13; translated protein: MRTYSPKAENVERDWYIIDAEDVVLGRLASQAATLLRGKHKPTFAPHNDQGDYVIIINAEKVALTGAKLEQKRAYRHTGFPGGLRSTNYAELLEKNPTLAVEKAVKGMLPHTRLGKQQLTKLKVYRGAEHPHAAQQPKTFEITQVSQ